From a single Lewinella sp. LCG006 genomic region:
- the hisA gene encoding 1-(5-phosphoribosyl)-5-[(5-phosphoribosylamino)methylideneamino]imidazole-4-carboxamide isomerase produces the protein MHIIPAIDIIDGKCVRLTQGDYSQKKVYNEDPLEVAKAFADAGVTRLHLVDLDGARAKHIVNHKVLERIASKTHLHIDFGGGLKKDDDLRIAFECGARQITGGTVAVKDPDLFLSWLERFGAERIILGADVKNGKIAVSGWEEESQEELLPFLERYLAAGVRYAICTDVSKDGLLAGSAKELYAQIRSEFPELQLIASGGVTAIKEVEELREMGCFGAIIGKAIYEGRIALKDLNF, from the coding sequence ATGCATATTATTCCCGCAATCGACATTATTGATGGCAAGTGTGTGCGCCTTACCCAGGGCGACTACAGCCAAAAAAAGGTCTACAACGAAGACCCCCTGGAGGTAGCCAAAGCCTTTGCTGATGCTGGTGTGACCCGCCTGCACTTGGTAGACCTCGACGGTGCCCGCGCTAAACATATCGTTAATCACAAGGTATTGGAGCGCATTGCGAGTAAGACCCATCTGCACATTGATTTTGGTGGTGGCCTCAAAAAGGATGATGATCTACGCATTGCTTTTGAATGCGGTGCCCGGCAGATCACAGGAGGAACCGTAGCGGTGAAAGATCCTGATCTTTTCCTCTCGTGGCTCGAACGCTTTGGTGCTGAACGCATCATACTGGGAGCAGATGTAAAGAATGGCAAGATCGCCGTCAGTGGTTGGGAGGAAGAAAGCCAGGAGGAGTTGCTGCCTTTTCTGGAGCGCTACCTGGCGGCGGGGGTGCGCTACGCAATTTGCACGGATGTTTCCAAGGATGGTCTTTTGGCGGGTTCTGCCAAGGAGCTTTATGCGCAAATCAGGTCTGAATTCCCTGAATTACAACTGATCGCCAGTGGCGGCGTGACCGCTATTAAGGAGGTGGAAGAACTGCGGGAGATGGGCTGTTTTGGTGCCATTATTGGCAAAGCAATTTATGAGGGGCGGATTGCTTTGAAAGATTTAAATTTTTA